A region of Thermococcus argininiproducens DNA encodes the following proteins:
- a CDS encoding ABC transporter ATP-binding protein, which produces MSAIRIKNLMKSYGDFLALKGINLEIKESEIFALLGPNGAGKTTLIRILAEGLKFDSGDIEVFGKKLSKKTARLIGYVPQESISYDLLTVEENLAFYADLYDAPKERIKELIKRFDLPAKKKARELSGGFKRRLNLAISLLYEPKILILDEPSTGLDVPSRRQLWEIIKGFKREGKTILLATHYMEEAEALADRIAIMNEGRVVAVGTADELKALIGEESIIQVEGILKGVEGIGEIFPRFIEKSGTLRIHVKNSREALPKIVELLISAGSEIKAIKVEEPTLEDVFLKLTGRALDEV; this is translated from the coding sequence ATGTCAGCTATTAGAATCAAAAATCTAATGAAAAGTTATGGAGATTTTTTAGCGTTGAAGGGGATAAACTTAGAAATTAAAGAAAGTGAAATATTTGCCCTTCTTGGGCCAAATGGCGCTGGTAAAACAACGCTCATAAGAATTTTGGCAGAGGGTCTGAAGTTTGACAGTGGGGATATTGAAGTATTTGGAAAGAAGTTAAGTAAGAAAACAGCGCGTTTAATAGGTTATGTTCCTCAGGAAAGTATTTCTTATGATCTCCTGACTGTTGAGGAAAACCTTGCTTTCTATGCAGATCTCTACGATGCGCCTAAAGAAAGGATCAAAGAGCTCATTAAACGTTTTGATCTGCCAGCTAAGAAAAAAGCTAGGGAATTGAGCGGAGGATTTAAGAGGCGTTTAAATTTGGCTATCTCTCTGTTATATGAGCCCAAAATCTTGATTTTGGATGAGCCTTCAACAGGTTTAGATGTTCCCTCAAGGAGACAGCTCTGGGAGATTATAAAAGGCTTTAAACGTGAAGGGAAAACAATACTCCTTGCCACACATTATATGGAGGAGGCCGAGGCGTTAGCTGATAGGATAGCGATAATGAATGAAGGAAGAGTTGTTGCTGTCGGTACAGCGGATGAGCTGAAAGCCTTAATAGGAGAGGAAAGCATTATTCAAGTAGAGGGGATTCTAAAAGGAGTCGAAGGAATTGGAGAGATATTCCCAAGGTTTATTGAGAAAAGCGGGACTCTCAGGATTCATGTGAAGAACTCGAGGGAAGCTTTACCGAAGATTGTTGAGCTTTTAATATCTGCCGGAAGCGAGATAAAGGCCATTAAGGTGGAGGAGCCCACTCTGGAAGATGTCTTTTTAAAACTAACAGGGAGAGCTTTGGATGAAGTTTAG
- a CDS encoding ABC transporter permease: MKFRVIKGIILKDLKELRREKMALFWIFIFPLMWITLFGTMWGGESPPISVDVGVVYTNESAPFTAYDIIEIMRNVTLEETNLFNVLEFKDETSAVEALKSGKIDAVVVFPKGFGTNLTSGKQARIYLYFDKSDPQDYQIVSGVVKGFFGEVEKEMKRRNIEMQLEYMESYLPKELIARYNLTTETIKEYMLASAEPIVIEEKEVEGKTATPIQFYITSFIGIQFLFATMLTVGSGTLEEIEKGTLRRIVASPATAWDFLMGKMLSTFLVIMISIVVGLVYAKAVFGETIVPSTLGWLIIFIASLFSMSLGLAIAMGTRSIRSTTAVVNFISMPLLFLAGIVVPESALPKWAKPIVNYFPLGRALKDFRLLEIYHRPVSEIMPDVLWLSLATLGTLIIAVVLYNWAVKRLEV; this comes from the coding sequence ATGAAGTTTAGGGTCATTAAGGGCATAATCCTAAAGGATTTAAAAGAGCTCCGCAGAGAAAAGATGGCCCTCTTTTGGATATTCATATTTCCGCTCATGTGGATTACTCTCTTTGGAACAATGTGGGGCGGTGAGAGTCCACCGATTAGTGTAGACGTTGGAGTTGTTTACACAAACGAAAGCGCCCCATTTACAGCTTATGATATAATTGAGATAATGAGAAACGTAACACTTGAGGAGACAAACCTCTTCAACGTCCTCGAGTTTAAAGACGAAACCAGTGCTGTTGAAGCTCTCAAAAGCGGAAAGATAGATGCCGTTGTAGTTTTTCCCAAAGGGTTTGGAACAAACCTCACAAGCGGTAAGCAGGCGAGAATTTACCTCTACTTTGATAAAAGTGATCCCCAAGATTATCAAATAGTAAGCGGGGTTGTTAAAGGCTTTTTTGGAGAGGTGGAGAAGGAGATGAAGCGCAGAAACATTGAGATGCAGCTCGAATATATGGAGTCCTACCTTCCAAAAGAGCTTATTGCAAGGTATAATCTCACCACAGAGACGATCAAAGAGTACATGCTCGCGAGCGCTGAGCCCATTGTGATAGAGGAAAAAGAGGTGGAAGGCAAAACAGCAACGCCGATACAGTTCTACATAACAAGCTTCATAGGGATTCAATTCCTCTTTGCCACAATGCTCACCGTAGGGTCTGGCACGCTGGAGGAGATTGAAAAGGGAACTCTTAGAAGAATAGTTGCTTCGCCTGCTACCGCGTGGGACTTTCTGATGGGAAAGATGCTCTCCACATTTTTAGTTATAATGATCAGTATAGTTGTTGGCTTGGTTTATGCCAAAGCAGTTTTCGGCGAAACCATAGTGCCGAGCACCTTGGGATGGCTCATAATATTCATCGCGTCGCTCTTTTCCATGAGCCTTGGCTTAGCAATAGCTATGGGGACGAGGAGCATAAGGTCAACAACAGCAGTAGTGAACTTTATATCAATGCCCCTGCTCTTTCTGGCGGGTATAGTTGTCCCGGAAAGTGCTCTTCCAAAATGGGCAAAGCCCATAGTGAACTACTTCCCTCTTGGAAGGGCTTTAAAGGACTTCCGACTTTTGGAGATTTACCACAGACCAGTGAGTGAGATAATGCCCGATGTCCTGTGGTTAAGTCTGGCAACACTCGGCACCCTCATAATTGCGGTAGTGCTTTATAATTGGGCGGTTAAAAGATTGGAAGTCTAA